The following proteins come from a genomic window of Ailuropoda melanoleuca isolate Jingjing chromosome 2, ASM200744v2, whole genome shotgun sequence:
- the TUFT1 gene encoding tuftelin isoform X3 produces the protein MVSGRSTGHSLASELVESNDGHEEIIKVYLKGRSGDKMIHEKNINQLKSEVQYIQEARNCLQKLREDISSKLDRDPGDSLQGQEIQVVLEKANGLNPSSTTRDSSPPEVDTYVNEDAESLRRTVRDLLVKLREAERQHQSDRAAFEVTLSRYQREAEQSQAALQRVEDRVGQKEADVGELQKRLLGMQAEHQALLAKVREGETALEELHSKNTDCQTEREKAARLEKEVAALREKIHHLDDMLKSQQRKVRQMIEQLQNSKAVVQSKDSTIQELKEKIAYLEAENLEMHDRMEHLIEKQISHGHFSTQTWTKTENLGSVRISKPPSPNKPMPLIRVVET, from the exons GTGTACTTGAAGGGGAGGTCTGGAGATAAGATGATCCATGAGAAGAATATCAACCAGCTGAAGAGTGAGGTGCAGTATATCCAGGAG gcccgGAACTGCCTGCAGAAGCTCCGGGAGGACATAAGTAGCAAGCTTGACAGAGATCCAGGAGATTCTCTCCAGGGACAGGAGATACAG GTGGTGTTAGAAAAGGCAAATGGATTAAACCCAAGCTCCACGACCCGGGATAGCAGCCCACCTGAG GTAGACACCTATGTAAACGAAGATGCTGAGAGCTTGAGGAGGACTGTGCGGGACCTGCTTGTCAAGCTGCGGGAGGCTGAGCGGCAGCACCAGTCAGACCGTGCAGCTTTTGAG GTCACACTCAGCCGGTACCAGAGAGAAGCGGAACAGAGTCAAGCGGCCCTTCAGAGAGTGGAGGACAGAGTGGGGCAGAAGGAGGCAGATGTCGGAGAGCTCCAAAAGCGCTTGCTAGGCATGCAGGCG GAACATCAGGCCTTACTGGCAAAGGTTAGGGAAGGGGAAACAGCCCTGGAGGAACTTCATAGCAAGAACACTGACTGCCAAACAGAACGAGAAAA GGCTGCCAGGCTGGAAAAGGAAGTGGCTGCGTTGCGGGAGAAGATCCACCACTTGGATGACATGCTGAAAAGCCAGCAGCGCAAAGTGCGGCAAATGATCGAGCAG CTCCAGAATTCAAAAGCTGTGGTCCAGTCAAAGGACAGCACCATCCAGGAGCTCAAGGAGAAAATCGCCTACCTGGAAGCAGAG AACTTAGAGATGCATGACCGGATGGAACACCTGATAGAAAAGCAGATCAGTCATGGCCACTTTAGCACCCAGACCTGGACCAAGACCGAGAACCTGGGCAG CGTCAGGATATCCAAGCCCCCCAGCCCTAATAAGCCCATGCCTCTTATCCGAGTGGTGGAAACATGA